The Pseudomonadota bacterium genome includes a window with the following:
- a CDS encoding LemA family protein — protein sequence MKQLLMGLLLVAAGLSGCGYNTIQSNDEAVIAAWGDVEASYQRRADLIPNLVEVVKGYAAHEKDTLIAVTEARAKVGKMQLGSDVLNNPNALAQFQEAQGGLSSALSRLMVVVERYPDLKANQNFLDLQHQLEGTENRINVARTRFNDAVRIFNTSIRTFPNNLTNKFMLQLPRREAFKADAGAEKAPSVKF from the coding sequence ATGAAACAGTTATTAATGGGATTGTTGTTGGTTGCCGCAGGGCTTTCCGGTTGCGGCTATAATACGATTCAGTCCAACGATGAAGCGGTAATTGCTGCCTGGGGTGATGTTGAGGCATCCTATCAGCGGCGTGCGGATTTGATTCCCAATCTCGTGGAAGTAGTGAAAGGGTATGCAGCCCACGAAAAAGACACGTTAATTGCCGTGACCGAGGCGCGGGCGAAAGTCGGCAAGATGCAGCTTGGCAGCGATGTCTTGAATAATCCCAATGCCCTGGCGCAATTCCAGGAGGCGCAGGGAGGGCTGAGTTCGGCGCTGTCGCGTTTAATGGTGGTGGTCGAGCGTTATCCGGATCTCAAGGCAAATCAGAATTTTCTCGACCTGCAGCATCAGCTTGAGGGAACTGAAAACCGGATAAATGTGGCGCGGACCCGGTTTAATGACGCGGTGCGGATTTTTAATACATCGATCAGGACATTCCCCAATAATCTGACCAATAAGTTCATGCTGCAACTGCCCAGGCGCGAAGCATTCAAGGCCGATGCCGGAGCAGAGAAAGCCCCTTCAGTGAAATTCTAA